In Formosa haliotis, the sequence AGCGATTTGAGAAATTGAAATGCTTCCTTTTGCTCCATTCTCCATACGGATAAGCATATTACCGTCGTCGTCTAAAACGCGACCTTTCCCAAACACCCCTAAATCGGCTGCTACCTCAGCAACATTAAGCCCAGTAACGTAAGAAATTAAATTTTCTGCATGTATACCAATATCGCCTAGAGCACCTCCAATTCCCGATTTGGAAGGATCGGTTCTCCAAGCTGCTTGTTTTTGTCCTGTGGTTTCTATGGTTGTAGACAACCAGCCTTGCAGATATTGGGCTTGTATTTTTCTAATTTTACCCAGTTCGCCGGCAGCTATCATGGCTTTGGCCTGCTTTACCATAGCGTTCCCAGTATAATTATGCGTAAGTGCAAATAATTTACCACTTTCCTTTATGATGGATTGTAATGTTGTGGCTTCTTCAAGCGTTAATGTTACAGGCTTATCGCAAATCACGTGAAACCCATGTTCTAGAGCCATTTTAGCTGGTGGAAAATGCATGTGATTCGGAGTTACGATAGCCACAAAATCCATTCGGATGTCTTCTGGTAATTCTTTCTCTTTAAGAATCATCTCTTCAAATGTTTTGTAGCACCTGCTTTCTTTTAAATGCAATGCTTTTCCCGAAGCAATAGATTTTTCTTCAGTACTACTAAATGCACCACATACTAATTCAATCATACCATCTATGGCCGCCGCTTTTCTGTGTACATCTCCAATAAACGAGCCGGTGCCACCACCGACCATTCCCATTCTTAATTTTCTAGTCATCATAACCTTATACGTGTTCTGTTATTAACGATTTATTTTTTTTCATATATATATTTAAGCCCAAAAAGGCTACGATAAGAATTGCAGGAAGTATAGACATTGTTCTTAAGGCCTCTTCTGCACTGGCATTATCCATTAAATGTCCCATTATGGGTAATACTATAGAAACCGAAAACATACCAGCTCCTCCCATAATAGAAAGTCCTAGAGCTCCTGTTTCTGGCAGGTATTCGGCAACAAAACCTAACATGGTTGGCCAGAAAAATGTTACCCCAATAGCAAAAACGGCAGCTGCTACAAAGGTCATTCCCTCACTGGTAATAGTAAGTAGCCATAAGCCAATAAAAGTAAAAATGGCTGAATATAATAACATTCCGGAAGGCTTTAATTTATGCACGACCTGACCAGCAAATAGTCTACCCAAAGCCATTATGCCGTTAATAAATGCCAATACCAATAAAGGAGAAGCTACAGATGATTTTAAAAGAGATTCTATGCGCTGCGTAGTTCCTAACTCTGAAGCGGCAGTAAGTAACATACAAAACACCATAAATAGAAATAAAGGATTGAAGATACTAGAGAACATTTTTTTGTTGCTTACCCCCAACTGAACCCGCTCGGTTACTGGAATATTTTGCCCATAAAACAACACAGCATATAATATTAATGGAATGAATAAGGTGCCCACCATAACTTGCCAACTTAAGCCTAACACATCCATGATAAGCCATGCTACCAAGGCCCCAATTACAATTCCTCCTGGAAACCACACATGAAATCTGTTTAACATTTTAGTTTTTTCCTTCGGATACATCGAGGCAATCATTGGGTTTAAAGCCGCTTCTACCATACCGTTTCCGATACCAATACATAAGGTGGCTATAAATAAGGAGGTCATAGAATCGGCCATAAGAGTTAATACGATACCTAGAGCATGCGTAATAAAGGCCATC encodes:
- a CDS encoding MFS transporter, whose protein sequence is MEGINKDRLFLASCLALITTAMTFAIRARLETVFGPEGVGLTLEQLGYAFAPAFFGFTIAMIIGGPLVDLLGIKKIIWMAFITHALGIVLTLMADSMTSLFIATLCIGIGNGMVEAALNPMIASMYPKEKTKMLNRFHVWFPGGIVIGALVAWLIMDVLGLSWQVMVGTLFIPLILYAVLFYGQNIPVTERVQLGVSNKKMFSSIFNPLFLFMVFCMLLTAASELGTTQRIESLLKSSVASPLLVLAFINGIMALGRLFAGQVVHKLKPSGMLLYSAIFTFIGLWLLTITSEGMTFVAAAVFAIGVTFFWPTMLGFVAEYLPETGALGLSIMGGAGMFSVSIVLPIMGHLMDNASAEEALRTMSILPAILIVAFLGLNIYMKKNKSLITEHV
- a CDS encoding Gfo/Idh/MocA family protein, with amino-acid sequence MMTRKLRMGMVGGGTGSFIGDVHRKAAAIDGMIELVCGAFSSTEEKSIASGKALHLKESRCYKTFEEMILKEKELPEDIRMDFVAIVTPNHMHFPPAKMALEHGFHVICDKPVTLTLEEATTLQSIIKESGKLFALTHNYTGNAMVKQAKAMIAAGELGKIRKIQAQYLQGWLSTTIETTGQKQAAWRTDPSKSGIGGALGDIGIHAENLISYVTGLNVAEVAADLGVFGKGRVLDDDGNMLIRMENGAKGSISISQIALGEENNLAIKVYGEKGSLEWYQENPNELITRWLNEPKKIYSPNGNGLHPEALEVSRIPSGHPEGYLEAFATIYKNFAKHILSVNAGEVVENPDYPRIEEGVRGMKFIYAAVESNDNNSNWTKI